The window GGATCATCCGGAGATAGTTGCCACTGGAATACATCAcagacatcatcatcatcactgAGTTCCCCTCGGCGGAACTCATCACCGTTCAGAGTTGGCGACCAGGAAGCCGACTTGGTCGAGTGCTTCAAGCATGTCCCTGGTGGTCTGCTGAATCCACTCGACGAGCAGGCGTCCTGTTTGTTCCTTTCCGAGTTCGTCAATGTGCCCTTGACACCAACGGCACGCGGTTATTACAGCTTTTTGCCTCGCTACCTTGGGCGTGGCGAAATTTCGGTATGCCTCTCGCTGGCATTCAAAGCAACATCAATGGCAGCGTTGGCAATGCGACAGTCCAAAGGCATGAGAGGCCCTGCTCTGCTGCGTGCCCAAGAGCATCACGTCAACGCTCTGAGAGCAGTGAGTAAAGCAATCTCAGACCCGGAGGAGGTAGACAACGACCAAACCCTCGGGGCCGTACTTATGCTTGCGTTTTATGAGGTATGTATCTCACGTCCCTACAGCCGACCACGTTACATGTATGTGTTGACATTCACAACAGACCTTGATGTCCAAGGACTCGATCAAGGAATACATCCACCATCTCAAAGGCGCGGCCAAGATTGTTCAGATGCGTGGCCAGAAGTGTCTTGAAACGGACGAGGGCCGGGAAATGTTCGCCATGACGCGCAACCAGTGCATCTCGGTGCAGAACGTCTTCAAAGAGGCCGAGATGTCTGGGTATTCATGGTTGCTGTACAACGAGGCAGTCCAACGCTCCAACCGCTCCACAGTCGACATCAATCTCATTTGCAGCCAGGTACAGCAAGGCATCGACAACATCATCTCCAAAGCACGTCAACCAACTCCCGAGGCCATCGAAAAAATGATCGAATTGCTGGGCAAGTGTCGAAAGCTCGAGTACGAGTTCCGTCAGCTGCGCGCGAACCCGAATCCGCAATGGaaggtcgaggtcgccgaaTGGGTGTTCAACCggaccgacgaggagctcgacacGGAGCCCACCTTCGAGGGCCAGGTCTTCAAGTTCTTCAACCTGCCCTTGGCTGTCCTGCATCTAGTCACTTGGTGCTCCCACCTGAACCTCATCACGACGATGATGCGTTGCAGCGCATGGCTGGCCTCGGCTGGAAGGGAAGGGCTGGATGATATCGACGAGTACGAACAGCTCGTCCGTTCAGCAAGCGCTCGCGTCGACGATATTGTGTCGGGCGTTCCGTACTTTTGCAGCTGGAACGGCTACGGCGTTATCGTTTCCCAGTTCCCTTGTGGCTCGACCAAGCCGGATGATCCACTCAAGGGAGAGGCTGGACTGATTGTTATGTGGCCTGTTGCTATTGCCATGAAGAGTGATTACGCCACACCGAGGCAGCGGCGATATCTACGGGGTCGACTCCGTTACATTGCAGATGTCTCGGGGATTAGCCAGGCTCGATTTTTCATCGATGAAATGTGACGGTTTTACGATCGTCTGGGGGTGTTAGGAGTTACGAGAGTCATTGCACCGTTGAGATATTATTCTCCGGGGATGGAAAAAAAGGTTGACATTCAGCATAGCTTTTAGGCGTAATATCATTACAGCGGCAGTTATTAGACTGGGAGGATCCGGGGAACTAGTAGTTGCAATCGGTCAGAAATCGAATAATCCAATGCTCGTCATTCATTACCAACTGGCCGCCAGCAAGTGAGCTTCTACTTcctttttcccccctttaTTCGCCAACATGAAGTCAATTTGCGGGTTTTCTTCTAGCTAGAAGATCGACATTATGTCACCGTCATAGTCCTGCTCGTTGTGAAACCACTCAACAGGGCGTTCACAAAATTCTCATATCCTGGCCACTGATGTGTTGAGGGCAGCGGTCAACTCTTGAACCGAAATGGCGCTCTCacaggagctcgagagcaATGGCCAGAGGCAGCGTTCTGTGTACTCTTTAGATAAGGCGCGGACAACACTTCCCCGCTGCCTGTTTTGACTTCCAGAGCTCACATCAAAAGGTTTCATCCAATACTGCCCAGCGTTTCGGCCGCGATTGTTGGTATCCAAGCGTTGAGCCCGTTTAGAGTTCGAATCCTCCAAGCAAGTCATCTCAAATCCTCATTGGCAACATCTCAGGGCTGGAGACAATTTCGGAAGATCTCGGATATTTGGACAAGTTATTGGATGATGTTTCTAAGCTCATCCATTCGTGAGCAACGGCTCGTAGACACGGAACAAGACAGCGGAAGTATGAATGTGGGGAGACGGGAAACCAGAACTGCTGATACAGAGTATGTCAAAGTCAGATTCTCCAGGCGCTTAGTTCTGTAGGATCAGTCTTGTGCATTAGTAGCTGGAGGATAGTACGAATGGTGTTATCTTGATTGCCATGCCTGCGTCTTTGGCTATCTCATCAACTTTCCTCGTACGATGGCGGATAGATCGGACCGGGAGGCTTTTCGTTCGATGAAGAGTATACTGAGCCATTGAGAGAATTATCTGTCTGTGTAATGAGCATACCGTGACTCATCTATCATGCAGAAACATGCCTGCAGCAGACTCAATCATGGGATTGCATAGTTGATGAAGCAGTTACACCATAAATCTACCTGATTTATCCCACCGTTTGGCTTACGAtagagcagcagcaggggcCCAGACCCAGAAGATGAGTAACAGACTGGCGAATGTTGCCTGTTCGGGGCTGGGTCTGGCTGGCATCCCTAGAAAACAAGCTCTGTCTCAACCTAGGATTAGATCAATCTCTTCAGCCTCCTTGAGTTCGTCCCACCTGTCCGCCAGCACCATACCTGATCCCTTTCTGTACGCCACGCCGTCCTTCCATTCGACCCACAGAACGAAGCAACAGTCTAATTTCAGCTTATCATGAATATCCCATTCCTCCTGCCAAGGTTTGTGTCTGTCGTCTTCGGGGAAAGCCATCAACTTCCTttctgcctcttcctcttccgccgTGAGCTGGATGTCCTCTTGTGATCGGTCCCAGGACGCtcttgtctttctcttctctgaAAACT is drawn from Colletotrichum destructivum chromosome 6, complete sequence and contains these coding sequences:
- a CDS encoding Putative zn(2)Cys(6) fungal-type DNA-binding domain, fungal transcription factor yields the protein MVYTGKPSGGCKLCRIRKVKCDEAKPFCMRCTKSKRHCPGYGPVVRDQSKAAADKLKKQRQVSLDSTSSTDSSISPKSGSSGDSCHWNTSQTSSSSLSSPRRNSSPFRVGDQEADLVECFKHVPGGLLNPLDEQASCLFLSEFVNVPLTPTARGYYSFLPRYLGRGEISVCLSLAFKATSMAALAMRQSKGMRGPALLRAQEHHVNALRAVSKAISDPEEVDNDQTLGAVLMLAFYETLMSKDSIKEYIHHLKGAAKIVQMRGQKCLETDEGREMFAMTRNQCISVQNVFKEAEMSGYSWLLYNEAVQRSNRSTVDINLICSQVQQGIDNIISKARQPTPEAIEKMIELLGKCRKLEYEFRQLRANPNPQWKVEVAEWVFNRTDEELDTEPTFEGQVFKFFNLPLAVLHLVTWCSHLNLITTMMRCSAWLASAGREGLDDIDEYEQLVRSASARVDDIVSGVPYFCSWNGYGVIVSQFPCGSTKPDDPLKGEAGLIVMWPVAIAMKSDYATPRQRRYLRGRLRYIADVSGISQARFFIDEM